The Acidobacteriota bacterium genome has a window encoding:
- a CDS encoding helix-turn-helix transcriptional regulator gives MATPQRLLVNPQPKQRPATDSLLLFKHSTEWTGVKIGHYRVRPGHLDYQLRHACEVFVPLAGSITIEGRNENGVVQRRSPAVGQVSITPHGLDFSADWNDELEYAAIFLAPDFIRQAAADFSVAQRSEIVLACSQRDELIRSIAHVLVAELDSGMPTGRLYAESLVNTLAVHLLRHYSTNSLVPDLQFGGLPPLKQRRALEFIEANLDRDLSLTEIAEAVELSQYHFARAFKQTTGQTPIQYLMQRRIEAAKQLLTASALPIVEIGLRTGFKNQSHFTTLFRKLTSLTPRAYRNGLQQ, from the coding sequence ATGGCTACCCCGCAACGACTGCTCGTCAATCCACAACCCAAACAACGCCCGGCGACCGATTCCCTGCTGCTATTCAAACACAGCACCGAATGGACGGGCGTGAAGATCGGCCACTATCGCGTGCGTCCGGGCCATCTGGATTATCAACTGCGGCACGCTTGCGAAGTCTTCGTGCCGCTCGCAGGCTCGATCACCATCGAAGGACGCAACGAAAATGGCGTGGTGCAACGCCGCTCGCCCGCCGTTGGGCAAGTTAGCATCACGCCGCACGGCTTAGACTTTTCAGCCGATTGGAACGATGAGTTGGAATACGCGGCAATCTTCCTGGCTCCCGATTTCATACGGCAAGCGGCGGCGGATTTTTCTGTGGCACAGCGTTCTGAAATCGTGCTGGCGTGCAGCCAACGCGATGAATTGATCCGCTCCATTGCGCACGTGCTGGTCGCCGAATTGGATAGCGGCATGCCGACCGGACGGCTGTATGCCGAATCGCTGGTCAACACGCTGGCCGTGCATTTGCTGCGCCACTATTCGACCAACAGCCTCGTGCCCGATCTGCAATTTGGCGGCTTGCCGCCGCTCAAACAGCGCCGCGCGCTCGAATTCATCGAAGCCAATCTCGACCGCGATTTATCGCTGACCGAAATCGCCGAGGCCGTCGAATTGAGCCAATACCACTTCGCCCGCGCCTTCAAACAAACAACCGGCCAGACGCCGATTCAATACCTGATGCAACGGCGCATCGAGGCCGCCAAACAATTGCTCACGGCCAGCGCACTGCCCATCGTCGAAATCGGGCTGCGCACCGGCTTCAAAAACCAAAGCCATTTCACGACGCTCTTCCGCAAGCTCACGTCATTGACGCCGCGCGCGTATCGCAACGGGTTGCAGCAATAG